The following proteins come from a genomic window of Pirellula staleyi DSM 6068:
- a CDS encoding 2,3-bisphosphoglycerate-independent phosphoglycerate mutase: MDLHALTRELHQKNGSKIVMLVADGLGGLPMTAGGKTELETAKTPNLDALASRGVQGASIPVAPGISPGSGPGHLGLFGYDPIKYVIGRGALEATGIGFAMQPGDVAARGNFCTLDTEGKISDRRAGRIASEESAPLAIRLREVKIPGVEIFVEPVKEHRFVVVFRGAGLEGNVKDTDPQAVGAFPLKPVAVDAGSAKTAAIAAEFVAQATKLLAGEKKANGLTLRGFSGRPDLPTYEEVYGLKAAAIAVYPMYKGLAQLVGMKIVGKAQTLKEQVQILTDEWNNYDFFFLHFKYTDSTGEDGNFDAKVKRIEELDAVMPAIENLKPDVLIVTGDHSTPSYLKSHSWHPVPTLLVSDCCRPDGNTSFGESSSIRGGLGQFEAKYLMALALSNAGRMGKYGA, translated from the coding sequence ATGGACCTGCACGCTCTCACACGCGAATTGCATCAGAAAAATGGCTCGAAAATCGTCATGCTGGTGGCAGACGGTTTGGGTGGCTTGCCCATGACAGCCGGGGGCAAGACCGAACTCGAGACCGCCAAAACGCCGAATCTCGACGCGCTTGCCAGCCGCGGTGTGCAAGGCGCAAGCATTCCTGTAGCTCCCGGCATCAGCCCCGGCAGTGGCCCTGGTCACTTGGGGCTTTTTGGCTACGACCCGATTAAGTATGTCATCGGTCGCGGTGCACTTGAGGCGACTGGTATCGGTTTTGCCATGCAGCCCGGCGATGTAGCTGCTCGTGGAAACTTCTGCACGCTCGACACCGAAGGGAAGATCTCGGATCGTCGCGCCGGACGTATTGCTTCCGAAGAGAGCGCTCCGCTGGCGATTCGCTTACGTGAAGTGAAGATTCCAGGCGTCGAGATTTTTGTTGAGCCCGTTAAAGAACATCGCTTTGTGGTTGTGTTCCGTGGTGCGGGACTCGAAGGGAACGTGAAAGACACCGATCCCCAGGCTGTTGGCGCATTTCCACTCAAGCCCGTCGCTGTTGATGCTGGAAGTGCCAAGACAGCCGCAATTGCCGCTGAATTCGTGGCTCAAGCTACCAAGCTGCTGGCAGGAGAAAAGAAAGCCAACGGACTAACACTTCGTGGTTTCTCGGGCCGTCCTGATCTGCCGACCTACGAAGAAGTGTACGGGCTGAAGGCTGCCGCGATTGCGGTCTATCCGATGTACAAAGGACTGGCGCAGCTTGTCGGCATGAAGATTGTGGGGAAGGCTCAAACGTTGAAGGAGCAGGTGCAGATCCTGACCGATGAGTGGAACAACTATGATTTCTTCTTCCTGCACTTTAAGTACACCGATAGCACCGGCGAAGATGGAAATTTTGATGCGAAGGTTAAGCGAATCGAAGAACTCGATGCCGTGATGCCAGCTATCGAAAACCTGAAACCCGATGTATTGATTGTGACTGGCGACCACAGCACGCCGAGCTATTTGAAGAGCCACAGCTGGCATCCAGTCCCCACGCTGCTGGTGAGCGATTGCTGCCGTCCCGACGGTAATACGTCGTTTGGTGAATCGTCGAGTATCCGTGGCGGGCTCGGTCAGTTCGAAGCCAAATACTTGATGGCTCTGGCACTCAGCAATGCGGGTCGCATGGGTAAGTACGGGGCGTAG
- a CDS encoding NPCBM/NEW2 domain-containing protein, producing MLSFAAIAPSTLSAQAVERTAIRIDDPPVSGSLLSIDGELNISLRQGDRAIVTSSRDLVRWGERRDRLPTSLVVLNDQSELVADVLRLEANQLLLGDSAGLDRSFWEQTLLEKRDVRAIFFRLPLERSTRAQLRKQATDHSAPSDLILLSGGESIAGTVIKLPNLTAEASQTPASDVVQVQLTADARQIDIPASKVLAIVFASRGKLPVTDVVEEQKRAWVSLIDGSLLNVRSIENRDGKLNFTLVSGATLSTAGSRSEQVEPTPYSLVEMIESDSPRISYLSDQKPILARHIPLLTTVWPTLFNLNAMGQPLRAQGTLYRKGIGVHSASSVVYEIDRSWKKFEAELALDDSTDGRGSVIFKVLLAGEDGKFQPAFESKIIRGGEAPTPISIPLENKLRIALIVDFSDEGDTRDLANWLSARLVK from the coding sequence ATGCTCTCCTTCGCAGCCATCGCGCCGAGCACGCTTTCTGCGCAGGCCGTCGAACGGACCGCGATTCGAATCGATGATCCCCCTGTGAGCGGCTCACTCCTTTCTATCGATGGCGAACTCAACATCTCGCTTCGTCAAGGCGATCGCGCGATCGTCACCAGCAGCCGCGATCTTGTCCGCTGGGGCGAACGTCGCGATCGACTCCCCACCTCTCTCGTTGTTTTGAACGATCAGAGCGAGCTTGTCGCGGATGTGCTGCGGCTCGAAGCCAATCAGTTGCTTTTGGGAGACTCAGCTGGTCTCGACCGATCGTTCTGGGAGCAAACACTCCTAGAAAAACGAGACGTCCGTGCCATCTTTTTTCGACTACCCCTCGAACGATCGACGCGAGCCCAACTCCGCAAGCAGGCAACTGACCACAGCGCGCCAAGCGATCTCATTCTTCTTTCGGGAGGCGAGTCGATCGCAGGCACGGTTATCAAGCTCCCCAACCTAACCGCAGAAGCTTCGCAGACTCCCGCCAGCGACGTGGTGCAGGTGCAACTAACAGCCGATGCGAGACAAATCGATATCCCGGCGTCGAAAGTGCTGGCGATCGTTTTTGCTTCGCGCGGGAAACTGCCGGTAACGGATGTAGTTGAAGAGCAAAAAAGAGCTTGGGTTTCCCTCATCGATGGTTCACTTCTAAACGTCCGTTCCATCGAGAACCGCGATGGCAAACTGAACTTCACGCTGGTCTCGGGAGCCACGTTGTCCACCGCTGGCTCTCGCAGTGAACAAGTGGAGCCCACTCCCTATTCACTCGTCGAGATGATCGAGTCTGATTCCCCTCGCATCTCGTATCTCTCGGATCAAAAGCCGATTTTGGCGCGCCACATTCCACTGCTCACCACCGTGTGGCCGACGCTATTCAACTTGAATGCAATGGGTCAGCCACTTCGCGCGCAGGGCACTCTCTATCGAAAAGGAATTGGAGTTCACAGCGCGTCAAGCGTGGTATACGAGATCGATCGCTCGTGGAAGAAGTTCGAAGCAGAACTCGCCCTCGACGACAGCACCGATGGTCGTGGAAGCGTGATCTTCAAAGTGTTGCTGGCCGGCGAAGATGGAAAATTCCAACCGGCTTTTGAAAGCAAAATCATTCGTGGCGGAGAGGCTCCAACGCCCATCTCCATACCCCTCGAGAACAAACTCCGCATCGCGCTGATCGTCGACTTTTCCGACGAAGGAGATACTCGAGATCTTGCCAACTGGCTCAGCGCGAGACTCGTAAAGTAA